One segment of candidate division KSB1 bacterium DNA contains the following:
- a CDS encoding Gfo/Idh/MocA family oxidoreductase: MRTIRLAVIGAGGIAQVAHIPIWKKLPGVDLVAVCDTNLARAKAVAERYAIPQYYTRDDDVLKRDDIDAIDICAPTHMHMPLTLAALSAGKHVLVEKPMALNFAEARSMVEAAQRRQRKLMVAMNVRFRRDAINLKSFIEAGELGEIFYARCGWLRRQEKWSEHSWLFQKQYAGGGVLMDLGIQMLDLSLWLFGNKQARAVKATLYNKVSKLEVEDTAVALVHLEDGSTLALEVSWTFFSAQDELYTHLLGTQGWAMTNPLRVMKEVHGNFTNLTPHVDDKPMSRYKRSYSNELRHFIKCLRDDTPMLSTGEESLYRMRLIEAMYESARRGKEVEL, translated from the coding sequence ATGAGAACGATCAGACTCGCCGTCATCGGCGCCGGTGGTATTGCACAAGTTGCGCACATTCCCATTTGGAAAAAGCTCCCCGGCGTCGATTTGGTGGCGGTATGCGACACCAATCTCGCCCGCGCCAAGGCGGTGGCCGAACGCTATGCCATTCCGCAATACTACACCCGCGATGACGACGTATTGAAGCGGGATGACATCGACGCCATCGACATTTGCGCGCCCACCCACATGCACATGCCGCTCACCCTCGCCGCCTTGTCCGCCGGCAAACACGTTCTGGTCGAAAAACCCATGGCCCTGAATTTTGCAGAAGCCCGCAGCATGGTGGAAGCGGCCCAGCGCCGGCAACGCAAGCTCATGGTGGCGATGAACGTGCGCTTTCGCCGCGATGCCATCAATCTCAAATCCTTCATCGAAGCCGGCGAACTGGGCGAAATTTTCTATGCCCGCTGCGGCTGGCTGCGCCGCCAGGAAAAATGGTCGGAACACTCCTGGCTCTTTCAAAAGCAATACGCCGGCGGCGGCGTGTTGATGGACCTGGGCATCCAGATGCTCGATCTCTCCCTGTGGCTTTTTGGCAACAAGCAGGCCCGGGCGGTGAAAGCCACGCTCTACAACAAAGTTTCCAAACTCGAAGTCGAAGACACGGCAGTGGCCCTGGTGCACCTCGAGGACGGCAGCACCCTGGCGCTGGAGGTGAGCTGGACATTCTTCAGCGCCCAGGATGAGCTTTACACCCACCTGCTGGGCACGCAGGGCTGGGCCATGACCAACCCGCTGCGGGTGATGAAGGAGGTGCACGGCAATTTCACCAACCTGACACCGCACGTGGACGACAAGCCCATGTCGCGCTATAAACGCTCCTACAGCAATGAACTGCGCCACTTCATCAAATGCCTGCGCGACGACACGCCCATGCTCTCCACCGGGGAGGAAAGTCTCTATCGCATGCGTCTCATCGAGGCCATGTATGAATCCGCGCGCCGCGGCAAAGAGGTCGAGCTTTGA
- the ruvX gene encoding Holliday junction resolvase RuvX, translating into MTTVPAAPPGRRILALDYGRRRIGVAVSDALHLLAHGRETLACTAKRELFARLQRLIQEEEIGLIVVGLPRHLSGEDSDMTKTVRAFIRELAQRVSVPVVEWDERWSSKQAERTLARRAARRQAKEKIDQLAAVLILQNYLDRLHSLQ; encoded by the coding sequence ATGACGACTGTGCCGGCGGCCCCGCCCGGCCGGCGGATTCTCGCTTTGGATTACGGCAGGCGCCGCATCGGTGTGGCGGTGAGCGACGCCCTGCACCTGCTGGCACACGGCCGGGAAACGCTGGCCTGCACTGCCAAACGCGAATTGTTCGCACGGTTGCAACGCCTGATTCAGGAGGAGGAGATCGGCCTGATTGTTGTGGGGCTGCCCCGTCATCTGAGCGGTGAAGACAGCGACATGACCAAAACGGTCCGGGCCTTTATCCGCGAGCTCGCACAGCGGGTGAGTGTGCCGGTGGTAGAGTGGGATGAGCGCTGGTCAAGCAAACAGGCGGAACGCACCCTGGCGCGGCGCGCTGCCCGGCGGCAAGCCAAGGAAAAAATTGATCAGTTGGCGGCTGTTTTGATTCTACAAAATTACCTGGACCGCTTGCATTCACTTCAGTGA
- a CDS encoding integration host factor subunit beta, with protein sequence MKSTITKKDVAKRTAKIVNEKIYLTEKVVDGVFTALREFMEQANPEIRIEIRDFGVFEVKTTKPKPKARNPKTGEIIYVPARRKTHFKAGKLLKEVLKQPLTALPPRTEDDKNDWEDWEEDWEDEETEEQGDKQKADAKKDEQKESQETP encoded by the coding sequence ATGAAGAGCACCATTACCAAGAAAGACGTTGCCAAACGAACCGCAAAGATCGTCAACGAGAAGATCTATCTCACCGAGAAGGTCGTCGATGGCGTGTTCACGGCGTTGCGTGAGTTCATGGAGCAGGCCAACCCGGAGATCCGCATCGAAATCCGCGATTTTGGCGTGTTCGAGGTGAAAACCACCAAACCCAAACCGAAGGCGCGCAATCCCAAAACCGGCGAGATCATCTATGTGCCCGCCCGTCGCAAAACCCATTTCAAGGCCGGCAAGCTGCTCAAAGAAGTCTTGAAACAGCCGCTCACCGCCCTGCCACCGCGCACCGAAGACGACAAGAATGACTGGGAGGACTGGGAGGAGGATTGGGAAGACGAGGAGACCGAGGAGCAGGGCGACAAGCAGAAAGCCGATGCCAAAAAGGATGAGCAAAAGGAATCACAAGAAACCCCATGA
- a CDS encoding bifunctional (p)ppGpp synthetase/guanosine-3',5'-bis(diphosphate) 3'-pyrophosphohydrolase, producing the protein MATYDFDKELARIARRLHRYSKHPINHELLTQAFYFSQEAHRNQLRKSGEPYFVHCVEVAKILCELRMDYVTIVGGLLHDVVEDTGVTIEEVQEKFGEEIARLVDGVTKISELKFDNVEVRQAENFRKMLLSMVKDIRVILIKFADRLHNMRTIEYLPEKKQRRIALETREIYAPLAHRLGIGRIRWELEDLAFKTLAPQAYWNLVNKIAEKREEREAYIRRFTEPVRAALKEAGLQAKITGRPKHLYSIFQKMLSRDKSFEEIFDLLAVRIIVKRTEDCYFVLGIVHNLFTPVAERFKDYIATPKSNLYQSLHTTVVGAGGKMVEVQIRTEDMHRTAEVGVAAHWRYKEGKQKADELDKQLAWLRQMLEWQHDTDDPKEFMENLRIDLFQDEVFVFTPKGRLNKLPVGSTPVDFAFAVHTDIGLHCIGAKVNGRIVPLNYRLKSGDTVEIITSANQRPNKDWIKFVQTSKARAKIKRWLKESMAEQSQKLGAEILDKALKRAHLNRDEIDLNEVAQLLGLADAVELHAAIGRGDMAAQSVIQKILPEAPEGHDKPGFFKKIIDKARGSAIGVRVQGLDHLLINFGKCCQPVPGDRILGFLTQGRGVVVHRTDCPNILRLLENPERRVEVQWDVEPNKHFTVRLQLLGTDRKHFLRDVSDAISQTDTNIVSIEMRAEDGVVHSNIIIEVKNLHHLTRIIGRISKVNGVFSIERVGGTDELIAEEEVV; encoded by the coding sequence ATGGCAACCTACGATTTCGACAAGGAGCTGGCGCGCATTGCGCGCCGGCTGCACCGCTACAGCAAGCACCCCATCAATCATGAGCTGCTGACCCAGGCGTTTTATTTCAGCCAGGAGGCGCATCGCAACCAGTTGCGCAAATCCGGCGAACCTTATTTCGTGCACTGCGTGGAGGTCGCCAAAATTTTGTGCGAGCTGCGCATGGATTATGTCACCATCGTGGGCGGCCTGCTGCACGACGTGGTGGAAGACACCGGCGTGACGATCGAAGAGGTGCAGGAAAAGTTCGGCGAGGAGATCGCCAGGCTGGTGGACGGCGTCACCAAAATTTCGGAACTGAAATTCGACAACGTCGAAGTCCGCCAGGCGGAAAACTTTCGCAAGATGCTGCTGTCGATGGTGAAGGACATTCGCGTCATCCTGATCAAATTCGCCGACCGGTTGCACAACATGCGCACCATCGAGTATCTGCCGGAGAAAAAACAGCGCCGCATCGCGCTCGAAACCCGCGAGATTTACGCGCCGCTGGCCCACCGGCTGGGCATCGGCCGAATCCGCTGGGAGCTGGAAGATCTGGCTTTCAAAACGCTGGCGCCCCAGGCCTACTGGAACCTGGTCAACAAAATCGCCGAGAAGCGGGAGGAGCGCGAGGCCTATATTCGACGCTTCACCGAGCCGGTGCGCGCGGCCCTGAAAGAGGCGGGCCTGCAGGCGAAGATCACCGGCCGTCCCAAGCATCTCTACAGCATTTTCCAGAAAATGCTGAGCCGCGACAAATCCTTCGAGGAGATTTTCGATTTGCTCGCGGTCCGCATCATCGTGAAGCGCACCGAGGACTGCTACTTCGTACTGGGCATCGTGCACAATCTTTTCACCCCGGTGGCGGAACGTTTCAAGGATTACATCGCCACACCGAAATCCAACCTCTACCAATCGTTGCACACCACCGTGGTCGGCGCGGGCGGCAAGATGGTGGAGGTGCAAATTCGCACCGAAGACATGCATCGCACCGCCGAAGTGGGTGTGGCGGCGCACTGGCGCTACAAAGAGGGCAAACAGAAAGCCGATGAGCTCGACAAGCAGCTCGCCTGGCTGCGGCAGATGCTGGAGTGGCAGCACGACACCGACGATCCCAAGGAGTTCATGGAAAACCTGCGCATCGATTTGTTTCAGGACGAGGTGTTCGTGTTCACGCCCAAGGGCCGGCTCAACAAGCTGCCGGTGGGCAGCACCCCGGTGGATTTCGCTTTTGCGGTGCACACCGACATCGGCCTGCATTGCATCGGCGCCAAGGTGAACGGTCGCATCGTGCCGCTCAACTACCGCTTGAAAAGCGGCGACACGGTCGAGATCATCACCAGCGCCAATCAGCGGCCGAACAAGGACTGGATCAAGTTCGTGCAGACCTCGAAGGCGCGCGCCAAAATCAAGCGCTGGCTGAAGGAATCGATGGCGGAACAGAGCCAAAAGCTCGGTGCGGAGATTCTGGACAAGGCCCTCAAGCGCGCGCATCTCAACCGCGACGAAATTGATCTCAACGAGGTGGCGCAGCTTCTGGGGCTGGCCGATGCCGTCGAACTGCATGCCGCGATCGGACGGGGCGATATGGCCGCACAAAGCGTGATCCAGAAGATTCTGCCGGAAGCGCCGGAAGGCCACGACAAGCCCGGCTTCTTCAAAAAGATCATCGACAAGGCGCGCGGCTCCGCCATCGGCGTGCGGGTGCAGGGTTTGGATCATTTGCTGATCAATTTCGGCAAATGCTGCCAGCCGGTGCCAGGCGACCGCATTCTCGGCTTCCTGACACAGGGGCGCGGCGTGGTGGTGCATCGCACCGACTGTCCCAACATCCTGCGACTGCTGGAAAACCCCGAGCGCCGGGTGGAGGTGCAGTGGGATGTCGAGCCCAACAAGCATTTCACCGTGCGCCTGCAGTTGCTCGGCACGGACCGCAAGCATTTCCTGCGCGATGTCAGTGACGCCATTTCGCAAACCGACACCAACATTGTCAGCATCGAGATGCGTGCCGAGGACGGCGTGGTGCACAGCAACATTATCATCGAAGTGAAAAACCTGCATCATCTCACCCGGATCATCGGCCGCATCAGCAAGGTCAACGGTGTTTTCAGCATCGAGCGGGTCGGCGGAACCGACGAATTGATCGCGGAGGAGGAGGTCGTCTGA
- the dnaB gene encoding replicative DNA helicase, with product MDQIIDRLPPQDLNAEKAVLGAMLQESNAVSKAIELLEDWCFYTSSHQYIFQAMQALFDRNHPIDTLTVAAELQRQQHLDAAGGNYYLAELVASVPSAANVEYHARLVLEKAILRRLIAVATEISSEAFEGKEPVDDLLDKAEQRIFALSERRLRRGFESINPVLHRTFETIETYHQRKGSVTGVATGFKELDEMTSGFQKSDLIIIAGRPSMGKTAFCLNIARNAAIDHKVGVGIFSLEMASYQLALRLLCSEARVNSHQVRTGKLPREHFARLAHAVGRLAEAPIYIDDTPALTVMEIRAKARRLAAEKQVGLFIVDYLQLVRGPRSAESRQIEISLISQSLKALAKELDVPVIALSQLSRAVEQRGGDKRPQLSDLRESGAIEQDADIVMFIYRPGQYTRELNDNTAEIIIGKQRNGPTGTVELLFHKDHVRFSDIDRFHTENSFSGAPF from the coding sequence ATGGATCAAATCATCGACCGGTTGCCGCCGCAGGATTTGAATGCGGAGAAGGCCGTGCTCGGCGCCATGCTGCAAGAGAGCAATGCCGTCAGCAAGGCGATCGAACTGCTGGAGGACTGGTGCTTTTACACCAGCAGTCATCAATACATTTTTCAGGCCATGCAGGCCTTGTTCGATCGCAACCACCCGATCGACACGCTGACAGTGGCGGCGGAATTGCAGCGCCAGCAGCACCTCGATGCCGCCGGCGGCAATTACTATCTCGCCGAGTTGGTGGCCAGCGTGCCTTCCGCTGCCAACGTCGAGTATCATGCCCGCCTGGTGCTGGAGAAGGCGATTTTGCGCCGGCTGATCGCCGTGGCCACTGAGATTTCCAGCGAGGCGTTCGAGGGCAAGGAGCCGGTCGATGATTTGCTGGACAAGGCGGAGCAGCGCATCTTCGCGCTGTCGGAGCGCCGTTTGCGCCGGGGCTTCGAGTCGATCAATCCCGTGCTGCACCGGACTTTCGAGACCATCGAAACCTATCATCAGCGCAAAGGCAGCGTGACCGGAGTCGCCACCGGCTTCAAAGAGCTCGATGAGATGACCTCCGGCTTCCAGAAGTCCGACTTGATCATCATTGCCGGCCGGCCGTCGATGGGTAAAACCGCCTTTTGTTTGAACATTGCGCGCAATGCCGCCATTGATCACAAGGTTGGGGTCGGTATTTTCTCGCTGGAAATGGCGAGCTATCAGCTTGCGCTGCGGTTGCTGTGCAGCGAGGCGAGGGTCAACTCGCACCAGGTGCGCACCGGCAAGCTGCCGCGCGAGCATTTTGCGCGTCTGGCGCACGCCGTCGGCCGGCTGGCGGAGGCGCCGATTTACATCGATGACACGCCGGCGCTGACGGTGATGGAAATCCGTGCGAAGGCGCGGCGGCTGGCCGCGGAAAAGCAGGTCGGCCTGTTCATTGTCGATTATCTGCAGCTCGTGCGCGGCCCGCGCAGCGCCGAAAGCCGGCAAATCGAGATTTCTTTGATTTCGCAATCACTCAAGGCGCTGGCCAAGGAGCTGGATGTGCCGGTGATCGCGCTTTCGCAGCTTTCCCGTGCGGTGGAGCAGCGCGGCGGCGACAAGCGGCCCCAGCTTTCCGACCTGCGCGAATCAGGCGCCATCGAACAGGACGCCGACATCGTCATGTTCATCTACCGCCCGGGGCAATACACGCGGGAATTGAACGACAACACTGCAGAAATCATCATCGGCAAACAACGCAACGGCCCCACCGGCACGGTGGAGCTGTTGTTTCACAAAGATCATGTGCGCTTCAGCGACATTGACCGCTTTCATACGGAGAACAGTTTCAGTGGCGCGCCGTTTTGA
- the coaBC gene encoding bifunctional phosphopantothenoylcysteine decarboxylase/phosphopantothenate--cysteine ligase CoaBC, whose protein sequence is MLLGVSGGIACYKSCELVRELKRQGATVRVMMTPHAQEFVTPLTFAALSENPVLTSLFPAAGSAAIAHIDWSRWGEVILVCPATANSLARLANGFADEPVSATIRAARVPVILCPAMNSAMWEDALVQHNLQRLRQAGYRCVDPEFGELATSSEGEGWGRLARLEWILAETLAALQPSQPLKGVKVLVTAGRTEEYLDPVRMLTNPSTGRMGFAVAEAAWALGAEVVLVHGPTELSPPYKITTVPVVSAHDMRDAVLAHYPGTQVVVMAAAVSDYRPRQRAAEKIKKGAALIQLELAANDDILRLLSRQKTAAVHVGFALETENAVAHAQQKLRDKALDLIVLNEAGEADAGFQSENNRVTLIDAAGHITPLPLLSKLEVAFAIWKAVLALPATGLARPDRSIR, encoded by the coding sequence ATTCTCCTGGGGGTAAGTGGTGGCATTGCCTGCTACAAGAGCTGCGAGCTGGTGCGGGAGCTCAAGCGGCAGGGAGCCACCGTGCGTGTGATGATGACACCGCACGCGCAGGAATTCGTCACGCCGTTGACTTTTGCCGCACTCAGCGAAAACCCTGTGCTGACCAGTCTGTTCCCGGCGGCTGGTTCCGCCGCAATCGCGCACATCGACTGGTCGCGCTGGGGTGAAGTTATTCTGGTGTGCCCGGCGACCGCCAACAGCCTGGCCCGACTGGCCAATGGTTTTGCCGACGAACCCGTGAGCGCCACCATCCGGGCGGCACGCGTGCCAGTGATCCTCTGTCCCGCGATGAATTCCGCGATGTGGGAGGATGCGCTGGTGCAGCACAACCTGCAGCGCCTGCGGCAGGCGGGCTACCGCTGCGTGGATCCGGAATTTGGCGAGCTGGCGACCTCCAGCGAGGGCGAGGGCTGGGGCCGGCTGGCTCGACTGGAATGGATTCTGGCGGAGACACTGGCGGCGCTGCAACCCAGCCAGCCGCTCAAGGGTGTAAAAGTGCTGGTTACTGCCGGCCGAACGGAGGAATACCTCGATCCGGTGCGCATGCTCACCAATCCCAGCACCGGCCGCATGGGATTTGCCGTCGCCGAGGCCGCATGGGCATTGGGCGCCGAGGTCGTGCTGGTGCATGGCCCGACGGAACTGTCGCCGCCTTACAAAATCACAACCGTGCCGGTGGTGAGCGCCCATGACATGCGTGATGCCGTGCTGGCGCATTATCCCGGCACGCAGGTGGTGGTGATGGCCGCCGCGGTGTCCGACTATCGGCCGCGGCAGCGTGCGGCGGAGAAAATCAAGAAGGGTGCCGCCCTTATTCAGCTCGAGCTCGCCGCGAACGATGATATTCTCCGTCTGCTCAGCCGGCAGAAAACCGCGGCGGTGCACGTGGGCTTCGCGCTGGAGACGGAAAACGCGGTGGCACATGCCCAGCAAAAGCTACGAGACAAGGCACTGGATCTCATCGTGCTGAATGAGGCGGGTGAAGCCGACGCCGGTTTTCAAAGTGAAAACAACCGTGTGACGCTGATCGACGCGGCAGGGCATATCACTCCTCTGCCGCTGCTGTCCAAGCTCGAGGTGGCGTTTGCAATTTGGAAGGCTGTGCTTGCCCTTCCGGCAACGGGGCTGGCACGCCCAGACCGTTCCATCCGTTGA
- a CDS encoding DNA-directed RNA polymerase subunit omega translates to MVSTVPLDELERHAENLYEAIVVIAKRARQINDEQKRYIEQELGYDSALDNVHSNDSDDELEEVRDERSKAPVKLIKLPKPTTISLEEMMSGKLHYDYAETPEDREN, encoded by the coding sequence ATGGTCAGCACCGTACCCTTGGATGAACTGGAACGGCACGCCGAAAATTTATACGAAGCGATCGTGGTGATCGCCAAGCGGGCGCGCCAGATCAACGACGAACAAAAACGCTACATCGAACAGGAACTGGGCTATGACAGCGCGTTGGATAATGTGCATTCCAATGATTCCGATGACGAACTTGAAGAAGTGCGTGACGAGCGCAGCAAGGCGCCGGTGAAACTGATCAAGCTGCCCAAGCCCACCACCATCTCGCTCGAGGAAATGATGAGCGGCAAGCTGCATTACGACTACGCTGAGACACCCGAAGACCGGGAGAACTGA
- the gmk gene encoding guanylate kinase — protein sequence MDHARATTEGHETPAGYLVVLSAPSGGGKTTILQRLLQSNDPDFRYSVSATTRKPRGTERHGREYFFISPEEFQEGIARGRFLEYARVHGNLYGTLRENVEKWLAQGKFVLMDIDVQGGLNIKRQMGERAILIFIRPPSLELLRERLHGRNTDSAEEIAARLRAAEQEMAAAEQYDHVVTNYDLDDTVRQVAEIIARYRRAPAQPAGH from the coding sequence ATGGATCACGCACGCGCAACCACGGAGGGGCACGAGACGCCTGCCGGTTACCTGGTCGTGTTGTCCGCGCCTTCCGGCGGTGGCAAAACCACGATTCTGCAGCGACTGCTGCAAAGCAACGACCCCGACTTCCGTTATTCCGTCTCGGCGACCACGCGCAAGCCTCGCGGAACCGAACGCCATGGCCGCGAGTATTTTTTTATCAGCCCGGAAGAATTTCAGGAGGGCATCGCGCGCGGCCGCTTCCTGGAGTATGCCCGGGTGCACGGCAATCTCTACGGCACCCTGCGCGAGAACGTGGAGAAATGGCTGGCGCAGGGCAAATTCGTGCTGATGGACATCGACGTACAGGGCGGCCTCAACATCAAACGCCAGATGGGCGAGCGCGCGATATTGATCTTCATCCGCCCGCCCTCGCTGGAACTGCTGCGGGAGCGCTTGCACGGCCGCAATACCGATTCCGCCGAGGAAATCGCCGCCCGGCTGCGGGCCGCCGAGCAGGAAATGGCGGCCGCCGAACAGTATGATCACGTGGTGACGAATTACGACCTGGACGATACGGTGCGGCAGGTGGCGGAGATCATCGCCCGCTATCGCAGAGCACCGGCCCAACCGGCAGGCCATTGA
- a CDS encoding YicC family protein: MTGYGQGEFKSNGYESFVEVRAVNHRFLDVTMRLPRALSAYEETVKEMVRKYVSRGRINLVVTLKSERDTGLGLRLDLEAAAHHKRLLEQLRDDLHLAGEITIDHLLHFSEILTTDTNDQLPEEVWHTVANAIAQAMHNLNEMRQREGVEIGNDLRRRIQALQQRLEEIEARSLARRGEEFQRLYQRVKEMVQTKELDPNRLELEVALLADRVDVTEECTRFRSHNTLFLEALEEEAPAGRKLNFLLQEMNREANTIGAKANDAKIAHLVVEIKEEVEKLREQIQNIE; encoded by the coding sequence ATGACTGGCTACGGCCAAGGAGAATTCAAGAGCAACGGTTACGAGTCCTTTGTTGAAGTGCGGGCCGTTAACCATCGCTTTCTGGACGTAACCATGCGACTGCCCCGGGCGTTGAGCGCCTACGAGGAAACGGTCAAAGAGATGGTGCGCAAGTACGTCTCGCGCGGCCGCATCAATCTCGTCGTCACGCTCAAAAGCGAGCGTGACACCGGACTGGGGTTGCGGCTGGACCTGGAGGCGGCTGCACACCACAAGCGACTGCTGGAGCAACTGCGGGACGATTTGCATCTCGCCGGCGAGATTACCATCGATCATTTGCTGCACTTTTCCGAAATTCTCACCACCGACACCAATGACCAACTCCCGGAGGAGGTCTGGCACACGGTGGCAAACGCCATCGCGCAGGCGATGCACAACTTGAACGAAATGCGCCAGCGCGAAGGTGTGGAAATCGGCAATGATTTGCGCCGGCGCATCCAGGCGCTGCAGCAACGGCTGGAGGAGATCGAGGCGCGTTCACTTGCGCGGCGCGGCGAGGAGTTCCAGCGGCTCTATCAGCGTGTGAAAGAGATGGTGCAGACGAAGGAGTTGGACCCCAACCGCCTGGAGCTGGAGGTGGCGCTGCTGGCGGACCGCGTCGATGTGACGGAGGAATGCACGCGCTTTCGCAGTCATAACACCCTCTTTCTGGAGGCCCTGGAGGAAGAGGCCCCGGCCGGGCGCAAGCTCAATTTTCTGTTGCAGGAAATGAACCGGGAGGCCAACACCATTGGCGCGAAAGCCAACGACGCGAAAATCGCTCATCTCGTTGTCGAAATCAAAGAGGAAGTCGAGAAGCTCCGCGAGCAAATTCAAAATATCGAGTGA
- a CDS encoding PorV/PorQ family protein: MISTPKIFPVFLGVCLAGAALAGETRTAKYANEFFSLGVGGRALGMGGAYAALATDVTAGYWNPAGLVDLEYPQIMLMHTEQFDHTVKYDYASFAIPFGAKRSLGLSLIRLGVDEIPVTRLQNPALPLGAVYVDADGVTRINRPYIGGMISDAEYALFLSYGVQRSARFSFGMNAKVLRKSVGDNSAWGLGFDVAALFRPAGNLRLGLNFQDITTTVLAWNQGTREIIVPTLKAGLAYPMAVPMLNGYMSPALDFDIRFEGRDYAAQLSAGPLSVDTHLGWEYQFQQVFSLRLGSDIGRFAAGAGINLPRLQVDYAFIGHEDLGETHRVSARFTIEAAKYRRGK, translated from the coding sequence ATGATTTCCACCCCCAAAATTTTCCCGGTTTTTCTGGGAGTATGCCTTGCCGGCGCCGCCCTTGCTGGTGAAACCCGCACCGCCAAATATGCCAACGAATTCTTCAGCCTCGGTGTCGGGGGGCGGGCATTGGGCATGGGCGGGGCTTATGCCGCGCTCGCCACCGACGTCACCGCAGGTTACTGGAACCCCGCCGGACTCGTGGATCTCGAGTATCCGCAAATCATGCTGATGCACACCGAGCAATTCGACCATACGGTCAAATATGATTACGCCAGTTTTGCCATTCCCTTCGGCGCCAAGCGCAGCCTGGGCTTGAGCCTGATCCGCCTTGGGGTCGACGAGATTCCCGTCACCCGGCTGCAAAATCCCGCGCTGCCGCTGGGCGCGGTTTATGTCGATGCCGACGGCGTCACGCGCATCAACCGGCCTTACATTGGGGGCATGATTTCCGATGCGGAATATGCCCTGTTCCTGAGCTACGGTGTTCAGCGCAGCGCGCGTTTTAGTTTTGGCATGAATGCCAAGGTGCTGCGCAAGAGCGTGGGTGACAATTCCGCCTGGGGACTGGGTTTCGATGTGGCCGCGCTGTTCCGGCCTGCCGGCAATCTGCGGCTCGGCTTGAATTTTCAAGATATCACCACCACTGTGCTGGCGTGGAACCAGGGCACCCGCGAGATCATTGTTCCCACCCTGAAAGCCGGGCTGGCTTATCCCATGGCTGTTCCCATGCTCAACGGTTATATGTCCCCGGCACTTGATTTCGACATTCGCTTTGAAGGCCGTGATTATGCGGCTCAGCTTTCCGCGGGACCGCTGAGCGTTGACACGCATCTGGGCTGGGAATATCAATTCCAGCAAGTATTTTCCCTGCGCCTGGGCTCGGACATCGGTCGCTTCGCCGCCGGCGCCGGCATCAACCTGCCCAGGTTGCAAGTCGATTATGCCTTCATCGGCCATGAAGATTTGGGCGAGACCCACCGCGTATCGGCACGATTTACAATTGAAGCGGCGAAGTATCGCAGGGGGAAATAA